TGCGGGAAATTGCGTTATTACGGTTGGAATTTCCGGACATTACTTTGAAAGAACTTGGTGAAAAGATGCCGAGTGGGGCGATCTCAAAATCAGGGATTAACCATCGTTTAAGAAAATTAAATCAATTGGCTGAAGGTTACCAACAAAAAGTCATTTAGAAGAAATGCTCGTTAATAAATGCACAAGAGTTTGACTTTTACAATTAAATTGTGTACACTATAAACTAACGGGTTTCCGGGGAGGAAAATATATGATTAAACCAGTATTATTAGATGAGCAATTATGCTTTTCGATTTATCGCGCACAGAAAGCTTATAACCACTTTTACGGAAAGGTCTTAAAACCTTATGGCTTAACTTATCCACAATTCATCGCAATGTTAGCATTGTGGGAACATGGGACAATGTCAGTTAAGGAATTAGGTCACCATTTAGAATTAGATAGTGGGACATTAACACCACTATTGAAACGCCTAGAAGCGGATGGTTGGGTTGATCGTAAGCGTGCATCTGATGATGAACGTCGCGTTGACGTTTCATTAACAGAGCAAGCAGAATCACAAAAACTTGAAATTTACGAACGTGTTGGTAACTGTACCAACTACCTAGATTTCACAAGCGACAAATATCATGACTTACGTCAAAGCATGAACGAAGTCGAAAAACATTTAAATGCTATTCAAGCTGATACCGATCGATTTGCTTAAAGCGAATCATGATGAGTGCAAAAATTAAGCGGTCAAAATCCTTGTTATAAAGGATTTTGACCGCTTTTTATATTAAAAAGCGCGTCCTTGAGTAAATCAGGGGCGCACTTTATTTATTGAGCTTGTAAAATCATATCGAGTTCTTCTGGTGTTATTGATTCATCAAAGATGTGTTCACCAGCGATGATTGTTGGGACGAATTTGATATTGGCCGCTTGAGCTTCGTCAACAATGGCCGCTAACTGTACGGTATTATCAAGTGGACTTAGTTTAAGGTTAGCTTGCATGTATTTATCGAATTCAGAATCCGATAAATCAGGCCGCCATGTTTTTTGATGCGTGTAGAGAAAATGGATGGCGTTTAAAGCAATAGCGGGTTGATCGAAGGGTAGGTAAGTATGGGCGAGGTTACCAATTAATAGATCATCTTTATCCTTGTTATAAGGTTTGATGATTCGTCGTACTTGACCGGCTTCGACGGCCTTAGTGAGCTGTTCCTCGGATTTGAGGAACCATTTGCGACAATAGGGACAAGCTAAATTCAAAAATTCAACAAATGTGACGGGTGCTTCAGGGTGGCCAATGACAATCCCACCTTCAGTTGTCACTTGATCACTTTTAATAATACTAATATCCATCATAAAACCTCCTCTGTATTAAACTAAGTATAGCAAATACGCAGCAAAAAAGGACACCACAAGGATTAAACTTGAGGTGTCCTGTTTGAATTAATGTCCGGAATGAAAACGTGCTTCCTCAAACTACCTTTTCCGGTTAAACTAAAAATGGCAATCATGGTTGAAAAACACCATAATTGCCATTTTTTGTTAATCATCAAAGTCAAAGCGTTTGAGTCAGCACGCTATTTTGGTTGGTTAACCATAATGTCGTCAATCAAACCGTAATCTTTTGCTTCTTGGGCTGTCATGTAGTTATCACGATCAGTGTCTGCTTGTAATTTTTCGAATGTTTGGCCGGAATTGTCTGCCAAGATTTGGTTCAAGCGTTTCCGGGTCTTCAAGATTTCGCGAGCAGCGATTTCAATTTCAGTTTGCTGGCCTTGTGCACCACCTAAAGGTTGGTGAATCAAGACTGTTGAGTTAGGCAATGCAAAACGTTTACCTTTTGTCCCAGCTGAAAGTAAAACGCTGGCCATTGAAGCAGCCATGCCCATAGCGATGGTTTGAACGTCAGATTTGATGAAGTTCATTGTGTCCATGATAGCCAAACCGGCTGTCACAGAACCACCAGGTGAGTTGATGTAGATTGAAATATCCTTATCTGAATCTTGCGCATCTAAGAATAGTAATTGCGCAATGATTGTGTTAGCCATTTGGTCGTTTACTTCACCAGATAACATGATGATCCGGTCTTTTAATAGACGAGAATAAATATCGTAGGCGCGTTCGCCACGAGATGTTTGTTCGATAACTGTCGGTACTAACATTGAATTGCCTCCTTATATAAAGCTGGGAAGGTATGTTTAACCAAAGTAATTGGTTAATCCTCCCAATAATCTATAAACCAAATTTTACAGCAAAGGTCAACTATGGTCAAATGGTAAGCCCTAAATACTGATTAATTATGTAGGGTGCAATCCCATGCCAAATATGATATACTGTTTATTAGTTAATCAGCACGTATCACTGTAGTATCAAGTATTGTTTGAAGACTTTAATCAACTGGAGTAACCCTGGAGTTACAAGTAGTGTAAAGAGGCGGCTTACGCTGTTTAAACGAGAAAATATTTAGAAACACAAGAATTGAGACATAATTGCATTAACCCAAAAATAAAACCGGCATAAGAATATGCCCTAACCGCTAGTGATTAATACTAGCGAGTGGCGCCAATTAGTGACTGGCGCCCCCGACATTATGTCAGATTTAATATGCGAAATTAATTAGAAGGCCACCTAGGAATAGGTGGCCTTCGTCAATTCTATTAGAAAAAGATTAAGTTGCCTGAGGGTGATTTAATCTTTTTTTTATGAAAGTAAATAGATTAGTAATCAGTTTATTCGATAATTTTGGTATACCATTAAAACCCGCAAAAAGTAATCGATGGTTCTAAGAAAATGTAACTAAATCATTCAAATATAGAGATTGGTTAATACCACTTAAAAAGAGACTGGTCCAC
This DNA window, taken from Latilactobacillus sakei, encodes the following:
- a CDS encoding MarR family transcriptional regulator, producing MIKPVLLDEQLCFSIYRAQKAYNHFYGKVLKPYGLTYPQFIAMLALWEHGTMSVKELGHHLELDSGTLTPLLKRLEADGWVDRKRASDDERRVDVSLTEQAESQKLEIYERVGNCTNYLDFTSDKYHDLRQSMNEVEKHLNAIQADTDRFA
- a CDS encoding DsbA family protein, whose amino-acid sequence is MDISIIKSDQVTTEGGIVIGHPEAPVTFVEFLNLACPYCRKWFLKSEEQLTKAVEAGQVRRIIKPYNKDKDDLLIGNLAHTYLPFDQPAIALNAIHFLYTHQKTWRPDLSDSEFDKYMQANLKLSPLDNTVQLAAIVDEAQAANIKFVPTIIAGEHIFDESITPEELDMILQAQ
- the clpP gene encoding ATP-dependent Clp protease proteolytic subunit, with product MLVPTVIEQTSRGERAYDIYSRLLKDRIIMLSGEVNDQMANTIIAQLLFLDAQDSDKDISIYINSPGGSVTAGLAIMDTMNFIKSDVQTIAMGMAASMASVLLSAGTKGKRFALPNSTVLIHQPLGGAQGQQTEIEIAAREILKTRKRLNQILADNSGQTFEKLQADTDRDNYMTAQEAKDYGLIDDIMVNQPK